The nucleotide window ACATCATAAAGTGAAAATCCTGATACTTTGTTAACTCCTGCAAAAACTCTCGCCATCGTTTTTTATAGCTTTCCACTTCTTTTTCATTTTGCTTCGGAATGGACTTCGCCTTTATACGATGATACGCCCAAACGTCGCCCCCTCTCGTCAGTAGCAAATTCCGATACATCGTTTTCATAGGCGTTTGTACGTCTGCCATCTTTTCGCTTCACCACCTCTACACATTTTTTAAAAGTTATTTTTTTATCATCCATCCACGTTACATCCCGATCATTACAATACGTCTTATTGGGCAGTTTCACTTTACGTAAATAATTGAACAATCCCCAAAGATATAAATAAATATTTTTTCCATCGGGATTGACCTTCCGCATTAACATCGTCAAAAACAACGGTAAACCAACCAAAATAATCACAAACGTCAACTCAAACGTAAACGGAAATATCAAGCGAATGACATACATCATCAATCCGGTTAGCGCCATAAAGACAAGAAAATTGATGGTTGGAATTAACTCAATCGCAATAGGTAAAGTGTATCTATCCGTCAACTGTTGAATCCGTTTGGGCTCTCGAAAGGCTGGTCGGTAGTTATAGACCACTCGCATACATTCACCTCTTTCATCAAACGTTCCTGCCAATAGCCTTGACAGGAACATCACAATCACCGTTTACAAAAGATCAATTAAGGCTTCAATCCAATCCGTGACCTGATCCCAGTTTTGAACCACAAACGTGACTGCTCCTGCAAATATACAAGCACTAACAACGGCACCAACTCTAAATTTGGCCAAATGCTTTGTAACTAAAAAAACGACGATCAATGTGATCGCCTGTGTAACGATATTCAGCGCCCAACTTTCCACTTCACCAAGATCAGGTAATGTCGCCGATCCTAAAATCATCACCCATTCAAAAAGCCCCATTTTATACCTCCTATTGAATCTCTATATTTTCAACAATATAATTTTCATTCATTCGCTCTAAATAGAGGGTCACTTCAAATTCATAATTCATCCCTGTTACGTCATCCACCATATGAACATCCGTGTAAACCGAAAATCCTTCTTCCTGTTCTTCGATCGATTCATCCACCATACCTTCATAGGCAAATGCACCATTCAAACTTTCAGGGTCTTGCATCATATACGAAAGGTCATCTTCGTCACCTGTTGCATATTGCTCAAAAAACTCATCCAAAAACGCCAATATCTCTTCCTGTTCATCCCCTACATATTCATCTACATTTCTTTCTTCTTCCTCCACCGTTACGGAAGCAGAAAGATCATCTATATCAGTAAAATATGGCTCACCGGATACGGCATACTGTCCATCATCTTCAATAATTGGAACATTCAACAATAATATTTGTTCTTCCGTCGTTCCATCCCCATTGTCACTTATATATGTGACCTCATATTCAAACACCGCTCCTTCTTCTGTTTCATCTATATGAAATAACTCAACATTATCTAACCGTCGTTCGCCCTCCATTTCAACATCAACCATATTCCATTCGCTTTCCGTATCCATGGAAACCATAAAATTTTCTAGTTCCCCACGACGTTCTTCTAATTCATCCGGATCATCACTAACATTGATATAAGCATCCACAAAGTCACGCAAGAAATAATCAGCACTCACCACATCCAAGTCTGCTTCTTCTTCCTCCCCTTCTTCTTCATCATCGACCGCCGCACGCAAATCATTGAATGTGGAACGTGTATTGATCGAAAGCATGGCAGCAAGAATGGAGAAGAAAAGCAATCCTCCGATTAACCCCCAAACCGCAAACGCTGTACGTTTTGACGTATCTTTTCGTATGCCAGCTTTCTCTTTCTCGGGTTTATGAATATTGGCTTTACGTTGTTTCATCCGTGAAAATAAATGCTTGATATTTATAAGAATTTATCCAATAGATGTTATTTTTTCTTTTTTGATTTTCCAAACAAACCTATTCCAGCAGCTATGGCAATACCTATAGCGACCCAGACACCAGTACCCATCGTTTCCGCCCCCCTTGTCTAATTAGGTTTCCTTATTCCTTTCTCAAATTTAGATGAATCTTTTCTACACCCCATTTATAATATAATATTTTCATTTATTTGCTCAATATCCAAATCCAACTACCTCCAATACACTTGCACCAATTTTTCCTAGGGTTCTTCTGATCCCACCCGAACCAAATAAAACTATACATACCGAAAATCGCTGAGTATATCACATAGTCCCTTATATATTCGGGCTCCATGGTAATCCCCTTCCAATTTTATTATTAAACAGTCATGACCCTAAAAGCGAAAGTGTTGCAATCTTATACCGAAATAATTGCATTTGCTTCGTGATGTGTACACGGTCATGTTAATAATTTTCCACCATACGTCCACTTTCGCCATAAGTATTCCAGCGGACCTTGCTTGAATTTTTTTAAATAAAAGTGACTGAGTATTAATTGTATGATGTAGATAGCGATGGCCAACAAGAATCCGCCTCCGATCGATACTTGGCCGAAAAGTCCAAGGCCAAATCCGTAAAAAATTGATACACCAATCAACGTTTGCAACAAGTAATTGGTGAGCGCCATTCGTCCAACTGCCGCGATGGGCATGAAAAGCTTCAGCCTGCCACCTGAATGTAAAAGGAGTACCAATGCGGAAACATAGAACAACATCAGGATCGGTCCCGCTAAAAAGTGCAATCCTTCTGAAATACCGTAACTGATTGAAGCCGGAAGTGGACCCAATCCATATTTAAGACCTACGACGATGGCTACTGAGGCAAGGCCACTCCAGCAGGAATGTATGCAGATTTTTTTCCAGCGATTGAGGTTTGCTGCAACGTCATGAAACATTCTCGTTTTTCCCATGTAAAGTCCGATCAGGAATAGCGGTAAAATCCCCGGAACGGTGAGAAAGACATTGAACAGCACGGGCACGACCTCGTTGACGAAACGATATTGTAAAATCTCCATATATGTCCCTTCCATCATCGTTGTTATCGCCATCCCCCGTGTATCATTTTGAACAAATTCATCCGTCCCCATCATCGATAACATCAATCCGGATACAGTCAGCATTGCTGTCAAGATAAAGGTACCGATGCCAAGCATCAACACTGCCCATAGCAATATGGTTCGTGGTTTCCGATTGATGAACAACAATAACAAAAAACCTGCCAATGCATAAGTGTGCAAAATATCCCCAGTCCACAAGAAGACCAGATGAATCAAACCAATCACCAATAAAAAAACCAAACGCCTTGAAAATAGCCGACCTGCCGATAAGCCTTTTTGACGTAACCTATCATAAAAAATAAAGAACCCGAGACCAAATAGCAGAGAGAACATGGGATAGAATTTATTGTCGATAAAAAAGCTAACAAATATGCTGACAATTTGATTGAACATTCCATCTGGCAAGACGGCACCTGTGAACATCAATTTTGTTTCGTCAGCGAACAACGTTTTAAACACGTACATATTCGCAATAATAATTCCTAACACCGCGATTCCTCGTATGATATCTAGCGTATGAATCCGCTCATTTTTCTTAATCGCATTTGCACTCATAGTAGCCCCCATTATTTTACTATTATTAGATCAAAACATTAATTCTTCATTTATGGATATTAAAACCTTCAACAAGTTGGCTTTTGTTACATAATTGAGCGAATTACTCATTTTCATCGCTATCTCTTGAATATAAGTTATGAAGCAGGGTTGCTGTTTCATCAATGAGCTCGTCACTAACGATATCTGCACCGATTGATCGCATTATTTCTTGTACAAACTTCAACCGTTGATATAATTTTTCTTCATCAGCTTTGAAAATCACGGGATCACAATAAATATTGAGTAATAAAAAGAAAACCTCTGCACTTTCAACCGGATATTTTGTAGCAATAGATCCGTCTGCCAATCCTTTTTTCATAATATCCGAAAATACGGGAGCACTATTTTCTATGGAATCTTTCATGATTGATACGATAAAATCAGGACTCTTTATTTGTGTGCTTAATACTTTATCAAAAGCACGCGCTTCCTGATCTGCTATATTTTTTTCCAAGATCGCGGTTAATTTCTCTCTTTCTGATTGTGCATCGACTGTACCCATCCACTTATTCAAGCTTTCTTTTACGCTACTGGCCTTGTTTTCTTTGACAGCATTTATAATTTCATCTTTCGAATTAAAATGATGATAAATACCGCCTTTAGATATCTCAAGCGTATTTGCAATATCTTGCATGCTTGTTTTTTCGTAGCCTTTTTCCATAAACAACCGAACCGCCGTTGCCATAATATTTTCCTTTGTCTGTTTTGGATTATATTTTCTGCCCATGTTTTATTCACTCCAATTGCCAATTTAATTCCGAATGGTCGGTTTTAAATTTACTCGAAAATATTGTTAATGTCAAGACAAATTCGGAAATTTTATTAAGTGTAGCTTTAAAATAAAGATCGATCAAAAATACCTCACAAAGCTGTATATTATTGTAAACAAAAAAGAATCCATTTTGATCAATCTTTTTCAAAATGGATTCTTTCTTTGTGGAGTATTGTTCAATTTTTATAAAAAAGTTTGATCACTTTCTAATGCGATCTTAAACAATCGCGCCTCGTTTGTTTAAATGTGTTTATTTGTCTTCAAATTTTAGGGCATCCACGTACTGTTTGCCTTCCACCAATGAAAGCCCTAATGTTTCTCTTACCTTTTTCACCGCTTTAACATCTTCACCATCTTTAATTAATTTTCGCAACTCATCATTAATTGGATTCTCAGGAATGTTTACCTGCTCAGAGATTTGGTCTAGAGTGTACTTTAAGCCTTTAAGACGACCATCAAGTTTAATGACAGTAAAAAGTAAATAAAGACCAATAATTAAAAGCAATATTTCTATAAAGTTAAATTCCATATTGAAAATCCCCTAATTTTTCACAGTTTTCTTCGACAATTTGGTTCTTCTCGTGAAGAGCGCAATCCCTGTTATTCCAGAATTGTGCCTCGATTGTTGCGCAAAAGAAAATTGCTTGCTGTCCTGTAAGGCACTAAATGAAAACACCTTCAATACGAAGTAATTGCTTTTTCATTTCTAAGCCTCCAGCGTATCCAGTCAAACTTTTACTTTTGCCAATAACCCGGTGACATGGAAATATAATCGGGAACGGATTTATACTGTTTGCATGCCCTACGGCACGAATAGCTTGCGGTCGATTAATCAAACGAGCAATTTCAGAATACGATTTTGTTTCCCCATAAGGAATCGCTTGCAATGCTTTCCATGACTGTTTTTGAAAAAATGTTCCTTCAAGTTCAAATGGTAGCTCAAAATCCTTGCGTTCCCCGCCAACATATTCTTGAAACTGTTGCCGAATCGGTTTTCCTAGCTCAGAGCTTTTTTTAACAGCATTATTTTCCTTAAAAGTAAACCAATGATGGTCAGTTAATAATATGCGCACGAGCGTTCCATTTTCCCTTAAAACAAATCTTAAACATCCTATATCTGTTTGATATTCGTCATAGACCATAGCTGAAATCCTTTCTATACTGTTGGGGTGTACACTGTGTCTGTTTTTGAAAAGCATGATAAAAACTTGAGGCGTTTTGAAACCCTACTTCATAACAAATATCAATAATTGATCGGTCAGTGTTTATTAAAAGCTCAACGGCCTTACGTACACGTATGTGCTCTAAAAAGGAGCGTGGCGTTTTTGACGTTTGCTTTTTAAAAACTCGCCCTAAATAATAGGGGCTTATACCGATATGTTGCGCTATTTGCGTCAATGTAAGGTTTTCCATATAATTCGCTTGAATATATGCCTTCGTATCATTAATGAGATCCATTTGGGGATCAAAGTTTATCATATCCGGTTGGCATCTTTTGCAGGGACGAAAACCTGCACATTTTGCTTCTTCTGCTGTTGGAAAAAAGGTGATATTTTCTTTATTGGGGCATCTTGACTTACAAGAAGGGCGGCAAAAAATTCCTGTTGTTTTCACCGCATAGAAAAACTGGCCGTCATATGAATGGTCACAGCTGTTAGCGATTTTTACCATGTCATTGAAAGAAAACTCTGCATGAACAACCATGTCGCTCAGCTCCTGTCTCTTCATTATTTTAACGCCTTTTATTAAAAAAGAACATGTAAGCTACATATATAGAAATGACCACCAATGGAACAATGATGTATGACCGAAAAAACGGGAGGACGAGGGCACATAAAATCATGGCGATCAATGAACAAATCCACGGCAATGTTCCTTTTCTAAATAGCTTAACACCAGCGGCCATTGAAAGAATATAAACAAGAATCCCCAAGGACGTTGGAATAAATAAAATATCATTAAACGTAAGAGAAAAAGCGTTTGTCATGAACACTCCCGCCCCTGCGAACATAACGACAAACAAAACCATACGTCTTGATATTTGGATTTTTGAGTGTAACACCGAAAAATAAGAAGGAAAAGCCCCATCTCTACTTAGTGAATAACCAAGCTGAGTAAGACTTGCGACAAATGCGTTTGTTGTTCCTGTACAAATGATGAAAGCGAGAATACCGGTCAGCAATTGAGCATGTAAACCAAACGTATCATTTATAATAACGGCAATAGGCGATAAATCACTCTCCATATCACCGTACGTGCCTGTGCCAATGGTTATAAAACTAAGGGCAAGAAAAAGCACACCAATAATTATAGCACTTATAATAGTACTTCTAACGATGTTTTGATTGGGATTCTTAAAATTGTTTGCAAGGTTACAAATCGCCTCCCAACCAAAAAAAGCCCAAAAAATGGCGGTTATAGCAGATCCGATTGAACCACTTCCTCTAGGGAAAAAAGGGCTAAATTGATCCCAACTTATACTAGGAATAGCCAATACAATCGTTACTACTAACAGAAGAAATAAACAACCACTTAACAGTAATGCCAATTTGCCACTTACTCGAATGCCATAATAGTTAGTGATTCCGGCAATAACCAACATCAATATGGCAGCAAACGTTATCTCCATCTGTGAAAAATCAAAGGCATTTCCTAAATAATAAGCGCCTGTTAAAGCAACAATGGTTTGTCCGACTGCTGCTGTAACAAAATAGAACCATCCAATAATATTTCCTAAATGTTCCCCGAATGAATACCTTACAAAAGTGGCAGCCCCTCCAGCGTCTGGGTATTCTCGCGCTAAACAAGCAAACGAATAAGCCAGGGGAAAACTAATCATAATCACGATCATCCAAGATAATATGGACGCTGGCCCGGCTATTGAGGCTGTAACACTGGATAAAAAAAGGACACCAGATCCTAAGACCGTTGCAATATATAAAGCAATCCCTTGAAATAATCCAATTGATGTATTGGTCATGTAGTCACCTCTTTTCTACATGCAATATACCAATATAAGATTAAGGTACGCTTCCGGATTTTTGCGGTCTAATTTATTAAAGTTTCTAATGGCTGTTCTGAACTATTATGTTAACGATGAATCAACATTTAAGAAGGTTTTTAAGATGCCATTTATTCCAGATAATCGCTCTTTTCTGGTACAACCTTTATTCCACAAAAGCGCTACGTTTATAGAACAGTCCAAACTTATATTAGCTGGTATCATTAGAGGTAGAGCCAATAGCTTAAAAATCAATTTACAATGATTATCGAGCGAACTAACTGATTTTAGCTTGCATGAGTTCGTATATCTTACGAGCAGTATTAACATTTCTTACCGTAACTTGTTTGTATAATTTTGATCCAACAATCTTTGACATTCCGCTTTTGGTTACATTTTTCTTCTCAACAGACCATAGAATCGCTCCGGGAACATATTTCACCGTGTCAATATTTGGTTTGATAACCACATTCTCAAGAACGGACTCATCATCAATTTCATCCCATAAAAACATAACGTCACTTTTGCTGTCTTTGTCATTTTTCCACGTGTCAGGAATAGCATTAATGATTCGTCTGACATCATCAACGCTACGAACTACTACTTTAATTTGTAACCCGAAATCATAATGTATTGCTTCTTCCAATATACTTGATAGCTCAGCTTTTGATATTCCTTTACATGAAAAAATAATATTACCTGTATTGATATATGTCACCACATCATTCATCTCGGCTTTTTCAAACGTTTGTTTAAGTAATTTCATGTCAACTTTATTTTTCCCGCCCACATTAATCCCCCGAAGAAGAGCAATATAAACCATAACAATCCCCCTTGAGCCCTTTAACGTAACAAATTAGTTCGTCGCTTGTCTGTCATAAAGATACATAATATAATCCGTCGGTACGCTAGGATAACCTTGTTGGCGTATCATCGCGGTAAGATTCCCACGGTGATAGGTACCATGATTGACGACATGCTGTACGAGTTCTGAAAGATGTGTTTCCAGCCGTCCGAAAGTCGGATGTTCTGCAATAATAGGCTTGTCCATATCTTCTTCACTATTGAAAAAGGCTCTATACATTTTGGCTAACTCTTCATACAGGGTTTCCATTTCTTCGATACCCTTATCCTTTGTCTTTTCTTGCGCCTGTATAATGGAAGATTGAACCTCATCCATGCTATTCTCCCGCATTACACCAAGGTATATTGTATCCGTCATATAAACATGAACAAGCGTCTCCGCAATTGAGGGAAAAACACTTTGAATTTCCTGGGTGTAAACACTAGGAGGCAGCTCTTTTAACCTTTCGAAAAATCTGTTATTTGCCCAGATATGATAGTCATACAACTGTAAGGCACGGTGTTTCATTTAAGACTCCTCCTTAATTATTCGCCTTATTATGGCTTTATTCTATCATAAAACCTTATTCAACAATCTGGCCTTTTTGTGGTACAACTTTTATTCCACAAAAGCGCTCGATTGGGGAATAACCTTTTATAAATTTGTATTACATATTTTTACGGAAGTACATAATGGATATAGCATTAATGAGAATGAGTAGGGATAATACTGCAACTATAACGACTCCTAGTATTTCAGCAGAAATATTTAAAAATCCTACTACTAAAACTAAAATTGCAAAAATAAGAAATAAAAAACTCATAGTAATATATGAAGCTTTAGCAAGTATGAACTTCCCTCTTTCATCTGTCCCTTCCTCCTTTGAAAAGCTAATGTACTTGCCTAAACCAAAACCTGCTATAATCACCGATATAACAATAAGTACATTGACCATTAACTGTCACCCTTTCTCTTATAAGTAAAAATATCTTCAATCTGCTTATCAAATAATAAAGCAATTTCAAAAGCTAATTTTAAAGATGGATTATATTTGTTGGATTCTAAAGAATAAATCGTCTGTCTAGTTACATTAAGTTGATCCGCAACGTATTTTTGGGTCCAACGTTTTTCTGCTCTGAGGATATATATATTATTGAATAAATCATTCTCTTCTTTCATTAACTCACCACACTAAAAAATAATGTAAAAAATATATTACTTAAGTAAAGTTTACATTACATTCATTCGTATGTCAAATTTAAAATAAAAAAAAAAAGGGAGTAGTTTAAACTACTCTCTTTTCTTCAACAAAATGGCCCGATTGTTGAATAGTAATTCTTACATTTCCATGTTAACATCAAAGCCTTTACACAGCTAATTATTTTTATTGTATGTAGCTGTTCTCCATTTGCAGTGACGAAACAATGACGACTTCATCACTTTATATGCTGTGTATGATCAATACCTTTTCTAAAAGCGTTGATTTCCCTCGGTTTTAATCTCAAATATCACTTATATTTCTTCCGGTCTCCCATGGTAAGGATGAGGTCTTTCCTATGAGGTATTTCTCCGGCTTTTAGAATAGCCAACAGTTGGCATGAAAGAAAATGATTGATACTATAAAGTGAAACTACCTCTATAAGAAGAAATGAGTGATGATTGATGAGTTATACGATTTATCTTGTTGAAGATGAAGAAAACTTATCAGAGGCACTAAGGGCTTATATGGAAAAAGAAGGATGGACGGTAAAACTGTTTCAAGATGGCGATAAAGCACAAGAATCCGTAGAAGAAAGGCCACATTTATGGGTGCTTGACATTATGCTTCCGGGGACAGACGGTTATCAAATTTTAAAAACGATTCGCGAAATCCAGGGGGATATTCCGGTTATTTTTATTTCTGCCAGAGACCAAGATTTGGATCGGGTGCTTGGATTGGAAATGGGGAGCGATGATTACATATCCAAGCCCTTTTTGCCACAAGAACTGATTATTCGTGTCAAGAAATTGTTGACACGTGTGTATGGTTCCGAATCCGAAGAAAACAAAACGGTTGATTTAAATGATTATACGATCGATCCGGAGGCTCGAACGGTCATAGATGAACAAAATGACAAACAAGTCGTTGATTTGACGACAAAAGAAATGGACCTGATTTTGTTACTGACGGTTCAAGTAGGCAAAGCCCTTTCCCGCGAGGATATTATTGAGGAAGTATGGGGAGAGAACTATTACGGTTCTGAACGAGCGGTGGATGATGTCGTGCGGAGAGTGCGCAAAAAGATGCCTCGCATCCACCTTGAAACATTGTATGGGTATGGGTATAGGATTCTATCGTCATGATGCGGATGAATCTTACTCGGAGAATATGGTTATCTTTTCTTTCTTTGCTCGTTTTGGTCGGCTTGTCGATGATCATTATTTATCCGATATCGATTCAAGGGACACTCACGGAAGAAACCTATCGAATCATTGAACAACAACAAAGGCAATTAGTCAATCCATTCAGCGAGCAATTTTCACCGCCGGATCCGGATGATGCGCTTATTGACCCTTCTTCACGGGCGGTGGGCCACATCTTTGTTGCCGATCAAGTGGCCGGTACCAGAGTCGAGGAAGAAATACCGACAGAATTGGAAGAAGCCTATCAAGATATGTTTGCGCAAGCTTTTGCACAAGAGTCGGAAACCGGTCGCTATGAATTCACATATCAAGATTCCACGGTGTTTTACGTTGTGACGCGTATTGATGCAAGTGAAGATGATGAGATAGACGAGGCTTATTATATTTCCTTTATGTGGGATGCCTATCGTGATTCAATGGTTAATCAGCTTTGGGAGAACCTTGTTTATTTAATGCTGATCACTTCAGCGTTAAGTTTGCTTCCGGTCCTTTGGCTCACCCGTTATCTGCGGAAGCCTTTGCGCTTGCTTGGGAATCATTTTGAGCAAATTGCAAAACGAAACTGGAAGGAGCCTTTTCATTGGGAAGGCGATGATGATTTCCAAAAACTATCGGATCAATTTGAGCTCATGCGCCAGAACTTGATCCGATACGACGACGCCCAAAAAACGTTTATGCAACATGCATCCCATGAACTGAAGACACCGATCACGGTTGTGAAGACGTATGCGCAATCCGTGAAAGACGGCGTGCTCCCGAAAAACACGGTGGAAGAATCGATGGATGTCATTCTTCAGGAATCGGATCGCATGGATAAACGGGTCAAAGACATGCTCTATTTTACAAAATTGGGGAACTTAAAAGAAGAAACCATTAACCTTGAAGAAATATCGTTTGGGGCATTGGCCTATGAATTAGAGGAACGTTACCGACTGCAAAGGGATGATCTTGATTTCATCGTAGAAGGTGCGGCCATTCGCTTTCAAGGAGACCCTGAACACATACAAATATTACTGGAAAACCTCATTGAAAATGCATTGCGCTATGCAAAAAGTGCCATTTGGATTCGTGCTGAACAAACGGATCATTACGTGACGTTGATTGTTGAAAATGACGGGAAAACCATTAGCGAAGAAGATATGGAAACGATGTTTGAACCTTTTCGGAAAGGCAATAAAGGTCAATTTGGACTCGGGCTTGCCATTGTTCGGCAAATTACGGAGCTACATCGCGGGCGTCACGGCGTCTTTAACGCGAATGGCAGGGTGTCTTTTCAAATGACCTTGCCGCGTCAACCATAAACAGGGAGGGAGAGAAGGGCGAGCATAAATCGTGAATTGTTTGCCTGCCACAATGATGGAAAAAGGAATTTATTACGGGAAAGCCGGCGATAAAATTGATCGCCACTTGCTCATTCGTCAAGCGACACGAGGGATAGCCAGCAACGGAAAGCCGTTTTTAACGTTGCGATTATCGGATAATAGCGGCGATATTGAGGCGAAATTATGGGGAGTCAAACCGGAAGACGAACGTACGTATACCGGAAAAACGATTGTTTCTATACAGGGAGAAGTTTTCGATTATCGCGGGCGTTTGCAGTTAAAAATTGCCCGGATACGACCGGTAAGCGATCAAGATCAAGTGAAAATAGAGGATCTCGTACCGACGGCCCCTATGAAAAAAACGGATATGTTTGAACACATCAATCAGTTTGTTTTTGATATCGAAAACGCTAAAATCCAACGAATGACACGTTTTTTGCTTAAAAAGCACCAACATGCATTTTTGGACGCTCCGGCAGCAACGAGAAATCACCATGAGTTTATGTCCGGACTTGCTTATCACGTCGTATGTATGCTTCAGCTCGCCCAATCGGTTGTGCAATTGTATCCCAGTTTGAACAAAGATTTGCTTTATGCCGGGATCATCTTACACGATCTTGGCAAAGTGCGAGAATTGTCGGGACCGATTGACACGGAATATACGATTGAGGGAAACCTGATCGGGCATATCTCTCTTATGGCTGCAGAAATCCGGCAAACAGCCTCTGAATTGAAAATTGAAGGGGAAGAACCGATGTTGCTGGAACACCTTATTCTAAGCCACCACGGAAAAGGAGAATGGGGAAGCCCGAAACCTCCGCTTTTACGAGAAGCGGAAATTCTGCACTATATCGATAATCTTGATGCAAAAATGAATATGATGGATCGGGCGTTGGGAAAAACCGAAGAGGGCCATTTCACAGAACGTATCCCCGCTTTGGAAAATCGGACATTTTACAAGCCGAAAAATATTTAAAAGAGCATACAAGCCCTTCCGCCCTCATAAAGTAAAAGAAGAGGATTCGCAGAAGGGGTGGTCGATTTGCAAGAACGGTCCAAACGTATGCTGTTAACGCTTGTGATTATAT belongs to Salicibibacter cibi and includes:
- a CDS encoding methylated-DNA--[protein]-cysteine S-methyltransferase, whose amino-acid sequence is MVYDEYQTDIGCLRFVLRENGTLVRILLTDHHWFTFKENNAVKKSSELGKPIRQQFQEYVGGERKDFELPFELEGTFFQKQSWKALQAIPYGETKSYSEIARLINRPQAIRAVGHANSINPFPIIFPCHRVIGKSKSLTGYAGGLEMKKQLLRIEGVFI
- a CDS encoding TetR/AcrR family transcriptional regulator, producing the protein MGRKYNPKQTKENIMATAVRLFMEKGYEKTSMQDIANTLEISKGGIYHHFNSKDEIINAVKENKASSVKESLNKWMGTVDAQSEREKLTAILEKNIADQEARAFDKVLSTQIKSPDFIVSIMKDSIENSAPVFSDIMKKGLADGSIATKYPVESAEVFFLLLNIYCDPVIFKADEEKLYQRLKFVQEIMRSIGADIVSDELIDETATLLHNLYSRDSDENE
- a CDS encoding LPXTG cell wall anchor domain-containing protein encodes the protein MGTGVWVAIGIAIAAGIGLFGKSKKKK
- a CDS encoding APC family permease, whose translation is MTNTSIGLFQGIALYIATVLGSGVLFLSSVTASIAGPASILSWMIVIMISFPLAYSFACLAREYPDAGGAATFVRYSFGEHLGNIIGWFYFVTAAVGQTIVALTGAYYLGNAFDFSQMEITFAAILMLVIAGITNYYGIRVSGKLALLLSGCLFLLLVVTIVLAIPSISWDQFSPFFPRGSGSIGSAITAIFWAFFGWEAICNLANNFKNPNQNIVRSTIISAIIIGVLFLALSFITIGTGTYGDMESDLSPIAVIINDTFGLHAQLLTGILAFIICTGTTNAFVASLTQLGYSLSRDGAFPSYFSVLHSKIQISRRMVLFVVMFAGAGVFMTNAFSLTFNDILFIPTSLGILVYILSMAAGVKLFRKGTLPWICSLIAMILCALVLPFFRSYIIVPLVVISIYVAYMFFFNKRR
- a CDS encoding DinB family protein, whose translation is MKHRALQLYDYHIWANNRFFERLKELPPSVYTQEIQSVFPSIAETLVHVYMTDTIYLGVMRENSMDEVQSSIIQAQEKTKDKGIEEMETLYEELAKMYRAFFNSEEDMDKPIIAEHPTFGRLETHLSELVQHVVNHGTYHRGNLTAMIRQQGYPSVPTDYIMYLYDRQATN
- a CDS encoding DUF1697 domain-containing protein, which translates into the protein MVYIALLRGINVGGKNKVDMKLLKQTFEKAEMNDVVTYINTGNIIFSCKGISKAELSSILEEAIHYDFGLQIKVVVRSVDDVRRIINAIPDTWKNDKDSKSDVMFLWDEIDDESVLENVVIKPNIDTVKYVPGAILWSVEKKNVTKSGMSKIVGSKLYKQVTVRNVNTARKIYELMQAKIS
- a CDS encoding conjugal transfer protein — translated: MRVVYNYRPAFREPKRIQQLTDRYTLPIAIELIPTINFLVFMALTGLMMYVIRLIFPFTFELTFVIILVGLPLFLTMLMRKVNPDGKNIYLYLWGLFNYLRKVKLPNKTYCNDRDVTWMDDKKITFKKCVEVVKRKDGRRTNAYENDVSEFATDERGRRLGVSSYKGEVHSEAK
- a CDS encoding bifunctional transcriptional activator/DNA repair enzyme AdaA, encoding MVVHAEFSFNDMVKIANSCDHSYDGQFFYAVKTTGIFCRPSCKSRCPNKENITFFPTAEEAKCAGFRPCKRCQPDMINFDPQMDLINDTKAYIQANYMENLTLTQIAQHIGISPYYLGRVFKKQTSKTPRSFLEHIRVRKAVELLINTDRSIIDICYEVGFQNASSFYHAFQKQTQCTPQQYRKDFSYGL
- a CDS encoding helix-turn-helix transcriptional regulator, which encodes MKEENDLFNNIYILRAEKRWTQKYVADQLNVTRQTIYSLESNKYNPSLKLAFEIALLFDKQIEDIFTYKRKGDS
- a CDS encoding DUF418 domain-containing protein, with the protein product MSANAIKKNERIHTLDIIRGIAVLGIIIANMYVFKTLFADETKLMFTGAVLPDGMFNQIVSIFVSFFIDNKFYPMFSLLFGLGFFIFYDRLRQKGLSAGRLFSRRLVFLLVIGLIHLVFLWTGDILHTYALAGFLLLLFINRKPRTILLWAVLMLGIGTFILTAMLTVSGLMLSMMGTDEFVQNDTRGMAITTMMEGTYMEILQYRFVNEVVPVLFNVFLTVPGILPLFLIGLYMGKTRMFHDVAANLNRWKKICIHSCWSGLASVAIVVGLKYGLGPLPASISYGISEGLHFLAGPILMLFYVSALVLLLHSGGRLKLFMPIAAVGRMALTNYLLQTLIGVSIFYGFGLGLFGQVSIGGGFLLAIAIYIIQLILSHFYLKKFKQGPLEYLWRKWTYGGKLLT
- a CDS encoding conjugal transfer protein, translating into MKQRKANIHKPEKEKAGIRKDTSKRTAFAVWGLIGGLLFFSILAAMLSINTRSTFNDLRAAVDDEEEGEEEEADLDVVSADYFLRDFVDAYINVSDDPDELEERRGELENFMVSMDTESEWNMVDVEMEGERRLDNVELFHIDETEEGAVFEYEVTYISDNGDGTTEEQILLLNVPIIEDDGQYAVSGEPYFTDIDDLSASVTVEEEERNVDEYVGDEQEEILAFLDEFFEQYATGDEDDLSYMMQDPESLNGAFAYEGMVDESIEEQEEGFSVYTDVHMVDDVTGMNYEFEVTLYLERMNENYIVENIEIQ